The following are from one region of the Plasmodium gaboni strain SY75 chromosome 12, whole genome shotgun sequence genome:
- a CDS encoding hypothetical protein (conserved Plasmodium protein, unknown function), which yields NNKMSPEIYASSWFLTLFASKCNMRILNLIYMIFLLEQNPFFYFYFSLALLILHRNIFLCVDNSNLPELLSKINIFNKKFLKKVWAFGKYLERQTPISFVHKLFFIKNVLIYLTSENSAENYERKNVLLNFFKSIDYMSVNSYEILKNLCEGNDKYLFLDIRLNSHFKSFHLYNSINMELVKNYLDIFKNTISIENKKEKRKKKKKKPCDINNVWYILNHYDDREVVRNDKDLFCFLLRKKYNMNCLIIYDDNILLKKKKQSEQVKRKSNQINFGALENKNRKRSKWNQTNKKIKDKEKKKINNHNNNNNNNILRTKKKRISRQKREELFQGVNNILKVQDDYRIDLNRNFYDIYRGKPTGNIKSPHKIKFKTPLQSGQIYLQHKIIEDHKNYYTDDNILCDHFNLKCYLIKNKYLLDKKKYIKSNQTDHNNKKETNLYRKREQNGMYINDHLNCENTTTTNNNININNIYNINNIYNINNINNIYNDGHICNNHTSEIKNPSMVTFFGDQKRQTESEENNNIINVSCDIVKNNINQNNMNTSSYNLYVLIKENVLKDVNILHFFFKNIYVPNKDVIILYDDDFHNIKYVRKLYFDLIYKLKIKNVSIIEGGMDSYHKNFINIFGQDTLKKNNRNSNTILNVNKLKDSNNLKFINNYNKDIYICEKNTYLNHNAQSCYMCNNKHFKHMKRKILDEFFFDIYNDYNIFVDCYDFMEGKKGDMNFLAFIDLIKERKENQNIYEAKQKDTEDLEQVEGNTSTFLPQIYSLVNYIKRKKNDKNEECNDNEMHKKKDTSTSNILHGSLHINKQQTNIHTSMFNSMSKKERKCKSTGTNINEEMNICNDSNIKRDYFNLNYYLDYYNKKKNEFLNINLNDDEDKDIKRNVSINNIKNNYSDKMIYEECIDQNIVEENKNKEAQDVYNKDKEELSNIETMKQCDESMNDKNEKICLQNNIKKISNNKDSYINYNNISNTFLYDNKEFSYSNKFSIYNNFYTDKKKKNILSNTNSDIYNLYSYIDILCYNNLLYKNNSKIYKCYINYIYQPLIPHNIRSNNIINNFLEYVKFFKTLNKKDVNSVNDPNIYLNCNKLDSKLFFNGLYYLPFNQNVSNMNNFNNINNLNNMNNVNNVNNVNNMNNMNNVNNVNNVTNVPFSNSLFTSKVHIGQDKINSNNHDDKNNIDDPYIENQKDEHINEVNPCSNHSNHIYGDNYFYQKIKKNEPKDDNPFSELLNNSILNNTWIKNKPELGLCKLMIYDHFLILYGTPYICNVHVVGKRGKATERKSYKSKNKNDDIYKNDDIYKNDDIYKNDDIYKNDDIYKNDDIYKNDDIYKNDDIYKNDDIYKNDDIYKNDDIYKNDDIYKNDDIYINHSDQSLKHNNLEICEEGVSNNNALDPGTENFLKERKEYVDKEKVPFIYYDDKFDKMIIHKYKDFKKKDILFNIECYKLDGLYVNWNDISDNIFHSITLEHINDTYNYYKTYFNLSKNNLSYKINSNHDQKNNHNNYYFYESSNSSYNSNTSRSNSSSSSSSSSDNDDNDDGVDFSFSDYHNLYKKKFKNKKKETDKKEQKLSNQELYKKQIDAINVYGIFDLHTIHKITTKQNSLKTLYFYFSTNKSIPLMVLNFESELEVQSCVSAVQEIYSSFTKKKTN from the exons aGAATAATAAGATGTCCCCTGAAATATATGCTTCATCGTGGTTTTTGACTTTGTTTGCCTCAAAATGCAATATGAGAATTTTgaatttaatttatatgatcTTTTTATTAGAGCAGaatccttttttttatttttatttttctttagCTCTATTAATCTTACACAg aaatatatttttatgtgttGATAATTCGAATTTACCAGAATTATTaagtaaaataaatatttttaataaaaaatttttaaaaaaa GTGTGGGCATTTGGAAAGTATCTAGAAAGACAGACCCCTATTTCTTTTGTTCataaacttttttttataaagaatgttttaatttatttaacTAGTGAAAATTCTGCAGAAAATTATGAGAGAAAGAATGTTCTTTTAAACTTCTTTAAGTCTATTGATTATATGTCTGTAAATTCTTATGAGATATTAAA aaaTTTATGTGAAGGAAATGATAAGTATCTTTTTTTGGATATAAGATTGAATAGTCATTTCAAATCTTTTCACTTATATAATTCTATAAACATGGAATTAgtgaaaaattatttagACATATTCAAAA ACACCATCAGTATTGAAAATAAGAAAGagaagagaaaaaaaaagaaaaagaaaccatgtgatataaataatgtgTGGTATATTTTAAACCATTATGATGATAGAGAAGTCGTGAGAAACGATAAAGAtcttttttgttttttattaagaaaaaaatataacatgAACTGTCTGATTAtttatgatgataatattttattaaagaaaaaaaaacaaagTGAGCAAGTGAAAAGAAAATCGAATCAAATTAATTTTGGAGCcttagaaaataaaaataggAAGAGATCAAAGTGGAACcaaacaaataaaaaaataaaggataaagaaaaaaaaaaaataaataatcataataataataataataataatattttacgaacaaaaaaaaaaagaataagTAGACAAAAAAGAGAAGAATTATTTCAAGgtgttaataatattttaaaagtaCAAGATGATTATAGAATTGATTTAAATAgaaatttttatgatatttATAGAGGTAAGCCAACTGGAAATATTAAATCTCCtcataaaattaaatttaaaacaCCTTTGCAATCAGgtcaaatatatttacaacataaaataattgaagatcataaaaattattatacagatgataatatattatgtgatcattttaatttaaaatgttatcttataaaaaataaatatcttttagataaaaaaaaatatataaaaagtaaCCAAACAGATCATAACAACAAAAAGGAGACTAATCTTTATAGAAAGAGGGAGCAAAATggtatgtatataaatgaCCATCTTAATTGTGAAAACACAACAacaacaaataataatataaatataaataatatatataatataaataatatatataatataaataatataaataatatatataatgatgGGCACATATGTAATAACCACACTAGTGAGATAAAGAATCCTTCGATGGTCACATTTTTTGGGGACCAGAAGAGACAAACAGAGTctgaagaaaataataatattataaatgtttCATGTGATatagtaaaaaataatataaatcaaaaCAATATGAACACCAGttcttataatttatatgtattaataaaagaGAATGTTTTGAAGgatgtaaatattttgcattttttttttaaaaatatatatgttccAAATAAAGatgtaattattttatatgacgatgattttcataatattaaatatgtgcgtaaattatatttcgatttaatatataaattgaagataaaaaatgtatCTATTATTGAAGGTGGTATGGATTCttatcataaaaattttattaatatatttggTCAAGACACTTTGAAGAAGAACAATAGAAATAGTAATACAATATTAAAtgttaataaattaaaggattcaaataatttaaagtttataaataattataataaagatatttatatatgtgaaaaaaatacatatcTAAATCATAATGCTCAATCATGTTATATgtgtaataataaacattttaaacatatgaaaaggaaaatattagatgagtttttttttgacatatacaatgattataatatttttgttgATTGTTATGATTTTATGGAAGGAAAAAAGGGGGATATGAATTTTTTAGCTTTCATCgatttaataaaagaaagaaaagaaaatcaaaatatatatgaagCAAAACAGAAGGACACAGAAGATTTAGAACAAGTAGAAGGAAATACATCTACTTTTCTTCCTCAAATATATTCTCTTGtgaattatattaaaagaaaaaaaaatgataaaaatgaagaatgtaatgataatgaaatgcataaaaaaaaagacacATCCACATCAAACATTTTGCATGGATCTcttcatattaataaacaACAAACAAATATTCATACAAGTATGTTTAATAGTATGTCTAAAAAAGAAAGGAAATGTAAATCAACGGGTactaatataaatgaagaaatgaatatatgtaacgattcaaatataaaaagagattattttaatttgaattattatcttgattattataataaaaagaaaaatgagtttttaaatattaatttaaatgatgatgaagataaggatattaaaagaaatgtctcgattaataatattaaaaataattatagtGATAAGATGATATATGAAGAATGTATTGATCAAAATATTgtagaagaaaataaaaataaagaagcTCAAgatgtatataataaagataaagaAGAATTATCAAATATAGAAACTATGAAACAATGTGATGAATCTATgaatgataaaaatgaaaaaatatgtttacaaaataatataaaaaaaataagtaataataaggatagttatataaattataataatatatcaaatacatttttatatgataataaagaattctcatatagtaataaattttctatatataataatttttatacagataaaaaaaaaaaaaatatattatcaaataCAAACTcagatatatataatttatattcatatatagatatattatgttataataatctgttatataaaaataatagtaagatatataaatgttatataaattatatatatcaacCTTTAATTCCACATAATATAAGATccaataatattataaataattttttggaatacgtaaaattttttaaaactcttaataaaaaagatgtAAATTCAGTAAACGATCctaacatatatttaaattgtAATAAGTTAGATtctaaattattttttaatggtttatattatttgcCATTCAATCAAAATGTTAGcaatatgaataatttcaataatatcaacaatttgaataatatgaataatgtgaataatgtgaataatgtgaataatatgaataatatgaataatgtGAATAATGTGAATAATGTGACCAATGTGCCATTTTCTAATTCTCTTTTCACATCCAAGGTTCATATAGGTCAAGACAAAATAAATTCTAATAACcatgatgataaaaataatatagatgaCCCTTATATAGAAAATCAAAAGGATGAACACATAAATGAAGTGAATCCATGTAGTAATCATTctaatcatatatatggtgataattatttttatcaaaaaataaaaaaaaacgaaCCAAAGGATGATAATCCGTTTTctgaattattaaataattcaatattaaataatacatggataaaaaataaaccAGAATTGGGGCTATGTAAATTAATGATATATgatcattttttaattttatatggCACACCATATATATGCAATGTTCATGTGGTGGGCAAAAGAGGAAAAGCGACTGAAAGGAAAAGTTATAAATccaaaaataaaaatgatgacatatataaaaatgatgacatatataaaaatgatgatatatataaaaatgatgatatatataaaaatgatgatatatataaaaatgatgacatatataaaaatgatgacatatataaaaatgatgatatatataaaaatgatgatatatataaaaatgatgacatatataaaaatgatgatatatataaaaatgatgatatatataaaaatgatgacatatatataaaccACAGTGACCAATCATTgaaacataataatttagAAATATGTGAGGAGGGGgtatcaaataataatgcTTTAGACCCAGGAAcagaaaattttttaaaagagAGAAAAGAATATGTCGATAAAGAGAAGGTAccatttatatattatgatgataaatttgataaaatgataatacataaatataaagattttaaaaaaaaagatatattatttaatattgAATGTTATAAATTAGATGgattatatgtaaattgGAATGATATATctgataatatatttcatagTATAACATTAgaacatataaatgatacatataattattataaaacatattttaatttatcaaaaaataatttatcatataaaattaattcaAATCATgatcaaaaaaataatcacaataattattatttctatgAATCTTCTAATTCATCTTATAATAGTAATACTTCCCGTTCCAATAgttcttcttcttcttcatcttcttctgataatgatgataatgatgatggtgtagatttttctttttctgattatcataatttatataagaaaaagtttaaaaataagaaaaaagaaactGATAAAAAGGAACAGAAATTATCTAATcaagaattatataaaaaacaaattgATGCAATTAATGTATATGGTATTTTTGATCTACATACTATTCATAAAATAACAACCAAACAGAATTCTTTAAAAAccttatatttttatttttcaacAAACAAG aGTATTCCATTAATGGTTTTAAATTTTGAGAGTGAACTGGAAGTGCAGTCGTGTGTTTCCGCTGTTCAGGAAATATATTCTTCctttacaaaaaaaaaaacaaattaa